In one Candidatus Omnitrophota bacterium genomic region, the following are encoded:
- a CDS encoding type II toxin-antitoxin system RelE/ParE family toxin translates to MNREYPLEVRFFRTETGNEPVREWLRSLPKEDKKAIGEDINTVQYGWPVGMPLAKKLCNGIWEIRTRLEHRISRVLFTLSENYIILLHGFIKKTEKTPKDDLDLAIKRMKQLNRG, encoded by the coding sequence ATGAATAGAGAATATCCTTTAGAAGTTAGGTTTTTCAGAACAGAAACCGGAAATGAGCCCGTAAGGGAGTGGCTAAGGTCATTGCCTAAAGAAGATAAAAAAGCGATAGGCGAGGATATTAATACAGTTCAATACGGTTGGCCGGTAGGAATGCCATTAGCGAAAAAACTGTGTAATGGAATATGGGAGATAAGAACTCGGTTGGAGCATAGAATTTCAAGAGTTTTATTTACTTTATCTGAAAATTATATAATTCTTTTGCACGGATTTATCAAAAAGACTGAAAAGACTCCAAAGGATGATTTAGATTTAGCTATAAAACGAATGAAACAATTAAACAGGGGGTGA
- a CDS encoding prohibitin family protein — protein sequence MKKYFLFLMVSIIALGLTGCGLKTVDDGQTGVKADFGKFSEEPLRTGWHWYIPGVSWIEVWNVKTRELKETANVPSSEGLISTLDVSLLYNVPIDKAVFVRKTIGSDFEQTIVEPYFREAIRNVASGYEVKSLYSEEGRSKIGQQILEFLKMKLEPRGIVVQDVLLRDVRLPAAFSDSIQQKLRTEQESLQKQFELTKAQKDAEIVVAKAKGIAESNKIISGSLSDIYLRYLWIEGLQASEKQIVYVPTEANLPIMEAGRLRDKK from the coding sequence ATGAAAAAATACTTTTTATTTTTAATGGTTAGCATTATTGCGTTAGGTCTTACCGGCTGCGGCCTAAAAACGGTTGACGACGGCCAGACCGGAGTGAAAGCCGATTTTGGTAAATTTTCCGAGGAGCCTTTACGGACAGGCTGGCACTGGTACATACCCGGTGTAAGTTGGATAGAGGTCTGGAATGTGAAGACGCGCGAACTGAAAGAGACCGCTAATGTGCCGTCTTCCGAAGGGCTTATATCAACACTTGACGTCTCGCTTCTTTATAATGTTCCTATAGATAAGGCAGTTTTCGTAAGAAAGACCATAGGCAGCGATTTTGAACAGACGATAGTTGAACCTTATTTCAGAGAAGCCATTCGTAATGTCGCCAGCGGATATGAGGTTAAATCACTATATAGTGAAGAAGGACGAAGCAAGATAGGCCAACAGATATTGGAATTCTTAAAAATGAAATTGGAGCCGAGAGGCATAGTCGTCCAGGATGTACTATTAAGGGATGTCAGATTGCCTGCGGCGTTTTCAGACAGTATTCAGCAAAAATTGAGAACAGAGCAGGAATCCTTACAGAAACAGTTTGAACTAACTAAGGCACAGAAAGATGCGGAGATAGTTGTAGCAAAGGCAAAAGGTATTGCGGAAAGTAATAAGATAATCTCCGGAAGTCTAAGCGATATTTATCTGCGATATTTATGGATAGAAGGCTTGCAGGCAAGCGAAAAACAGATTGTATACGTGCCTACAGAAGCCAACCTTCCAATAATGGAAGCCGGCAGACTTAGAGATAAAAAATAA
- a CDS encoding helix-turn-helix transcriptional regulator: MKRANKHIGSNFDDFLQEEGILEETQAAAAKKVIAFQIWKLMKKNNISKSRMTMRMHIKSRTQLNRLLDPTNKSVTLLTLEKAANALGKHLQVQLV, encoded by the coding sequence ATGAAACGAGCAAACAAGCATATAGGTTCCAATTTTGATGATTTTCTTCAGGAAGAGGGTATTTTGGAAGAGACTCAAGCCGCTGCGGCAAAAAAAGTCATTGCATTCCAAATATGGAAGCTTATGAAAAAAAATAATATTTCCAAGTCAAGAATGACAATGAGGATGCATATAAAAAGCCGTACGCAATTAAACAGACTCCTTGATCCAACCAACAAGTCTGTTACTCTTTTGACATTAGAGAAAGCCGCTAACGCGCTTGGTAAGCACTTACAAGTTCAGCTTGTGTAA
- a CDS encoding phospholipase D-like domain-containing protein, which yields MPNKINKKLIFSIGVISLFLFFFPLLTLAQDQPEFSPAKVKDISDRKYEPAVIELLDNAKESIVVSMYIIQAGANGPVRLLIKDLEEALARGVSVDIYLNTRFQDRRALSVEKDEVFNTIREKGGRIFGVTPSTRMHDKLIIVDSRYVVIGSTNWSVAALKDNYESATLIDSPEHAKDMLVRIRQRTLKGDEPNKPEKERKVKRSVILNEDSIIAFDCDLLTDKTLFPRMVSDSDARAMDTYLLLKAYAYEQEANEYFLSLEQLAVDLGMPADWSDTALRRQAIKVLTKLQDRYKLIGVDFKHGKDAWITFRDLSADVFEFKGKFLNPEYLSRLSQPAKFILLIKALLTKEGTKLDSFTQKELGKRFNIDRNTLGKGIKEISAINAQ from the coding sequence ATGCCGAATAAAATTAATAAGAAATTAATTTTTAGTATAGGTGTCATCAGTCTATTTTTATTTTTCTTCCCACTCCTTACCCTTGCTCAGGATCAGCCCGAATTTTCTCCTGCGAAAGTAAAAGATATATCCGACCGGAAATATGAACCTGCAGTAATAGAACTCCTGGATAATGCTAAAGAATCGATAGTCGTTTCCATGTATATAATCCAGGCCGGCGCAAACGGCCCGGTGAGATTGCTAATCAAAGATCTGGAAGAGGCGCTTGCGCGCGGTGTTTCGGTGGATATATATCTGAATACGCGGTTTCAGGATAGACGCGCTCTTAGCGTAGAAAAAGACGAGGTTTTTAATACTATCAGGGAGAAAGGCGGCAGGATATTCGGCGTTACTCCTTCCACCCGCATGCACGATAAGCTTATTATAGTAGATAGCCGGTATGTAGTGATAGGGAGCACAAATTGGAGCGTGGCCGCCCTGAAAGATAACTATGAATCAGCGACGTTGATAGATTCACCGGAACATGCCAAGGACATGCTTGTCCGCATCAGGCAACGTACGCTAAAGGGTGATGAGCCGAATAAGCCGGAAAAGGAGCGCAAGGTAAAAAGATCCGTAATTTTGAATGAGGATAGCATTATTGCTTTTGACTGTGATTTGTTGACCGATAAAACGCTGTTCCCGCGCATGGTGTCGGACAGCGATGCGCGAGCCATGGATACCTATCTCTTGCTTAAAGCATATGCTTACGAACAAGAGGCGAATGAATATTTTCTTTCTCTTGAGCAATTGGCCGTTGACCTGGGCATGCCGGCCGATTGGAGCGATACGGCCCTCAGGCGACAGGCCATAAAAGTATTAACGAAACTTCAGGATAGATATAAGTTGATAGGTGTAGATTTTAAGCATGGAAAAGACGCCTGGATAACATTCAGGGATCTTTCCGCTGATGTATTCGAGTTTAAAGGCAAGTTTTTGAATCCGGAATACCTGTCGAGGCTCAGTCAGCCGGCTAAATTCATTCTTCTCATAAAGGCGTTGCTTACTAAAGAAGGAACAAAGCTTGATTCATTCACGCAGAAAGAGCTGGGCAAGAGATTCAATATCGACCGAAATACATTAGGAAAGGGCATTAAGGAAATATCGGCTATCAATGCGCAATGA
- a CDS encoding zeta toxin family protein, translated as MAKQNVYIIAGPNGSGKTTFARSFLPNYVNCPNFVNADLIALGLAPFEPRAAAIKAGKLVLQQIHEYTGKGVDFAFETTLSGKSYATLLNELKKKDYGLHLFFLWVPSPELAIARIKDRVAEGGHNVPAGDVRRRFTRGVHNFFSLYEPLVDSWMLFDNSRAKPVLIAKRKNGHIEATNEDLFKIIQKGAK; from the coding sequence ATGGCAAAACAAAACGTCTATATAATTGCAGGGCCTAACGGGTCTGGTAAGACAACATTTGCAAGGTCATTTTTGCCCAATTATGTTAATTGTCCAAATTTTGTTAACGCTGACCTCATCGCATTAGGCCTGGCGCCTTTTGAGCCTCGTGCCGCCGCAATCAAAGCCGGGAAACTTGTTTTACAGCAAATTCATGAATATACGGGAAAAGGTGTTGATTTTGCTTTCGAAACAACATTATCGGGTAAATCATACGCTACCTTGCTTAATGAATTGAAGAAAAAAGATTACGGGTTACATCTTTTCTTTTTATGGGTTCCCAGTCCAGAATTGGCTATAGCCCGCATAAAGGATAGGGTTGCGGAAGGTGGGCATAATGTTCCTGCGGGAGATGTTCGGCGTCGCTTTACTCGTGGCGTACATAATTTTTTCAGTTTGTACGAGCCATTAGTTGATTCGTGGATGTTATTTGATAATTCCAGAGCAAAACCTGTTTTAATTGCAAAGAGGAAAAATGGCCATATTGAAGCAACCAATGAAGACTTATTCAAGATAATTCAGAAAGGTGCGAAGTAA